Proteins encoded together in one Riemerella anatipestifer window:
- a CDS encoding NAD kinase yields MKAAIYSQKKDLDTFLYLSKFISELEKRGVESVLHEGLSIDLAFSKNFRTFNDKESLKNAGVDLFFSFGGDGTILNALIFIQDLEIPVIGVNTGRLGFLACFSKEEIFLNIDKILKGEMLISRRSVIEVSTKDTVIDFPYALNDLSITRKETTSMITIDTHINDEFLTVFWGDGLVVSTPTGSTAYNLSCGGPIISPRADNFVLTPIAPHNLNVRPIILKDDVEIKLTVESRVPEFLFSLDSRLYNVGIDDEIIVKKANFEVSLMMTKSINFYETLRQKLLWGKDKRN; encoded by the coding sequence ATGAAAGCGGCCATTTACTCCCAAAAGAAAGATTTAGATACATTTCTTTATTTGAGTAAGTTTATTTCGGAGTTAGAGAAGCGAGGGGTAGAGTCTGTGTTGCACGAAGGTTTATCAATAGATTTGGCTTTTTCTAAAAACTTTAGAACTTTTAATGATAAGGAAAGTCTGAAGAATGCAGGAGTAGATTTGTTTTTTAGTTTTGGTGGTGATGGTACCATTCTTAATGCCCTTATCTTCATACAAGACTTAGAAATTCCAGTGATTGGTGTAAATACAGGGCGTTTGGGCTTTCTAGCTTGTTTCTCAAAAGAGGAGATTTTCCTCAATATAGATAAAATCCTAAAAGGAGAAATGCTAATCAGCAGAAGGTCTGTGATAGAAGTTTCTACTAAAGATACCGTGATAGATTTCCCTTATGCTCTAAACGATTTGAGTATCACAAGGAAGGAAACTACCTCTATGATTACGATAGACACACATATCAATGATGAATTTCTTACTGTATTTTGGGGAGATGGTTTAGTGGTTTCTACACCTACAGGTTCTACCGCTTATAATTTGAGTTGTGGTGGACCTATTATCTCGCCGAGAGCAGATAATTTTGTGCTTACACCTATTGCACCGCATAACCTCAATGTGCGACCTATTATTCTTAAAGATGATGTAGAAATAAAACTCACGGTAGAAAGTAGAGTGCCAGAGTTTTTGTTTTCTTTAGATTCTAGGCTTTATAATGTAGGTATAGATGATGAAATTATAGTGAAGAAAGCCAATTTTGAAGTATCACTAATGATGACGAAAAGCATCAATTTCTATGAAACGCTTCGCCAGAAGCTATTATGGGGAAAAGATAAAAGAAACTAA
- a CDS encoding IS982-like element ISRa1 family transposase, with protein MNNIEQIYERILEVLGLFSENQLISYQRRTPKMSDLEVISLNITAEYLSIDSELQLFRKLPNSLINKIERSVYNKRKRRLSLQTEQIRQRISMEFNEFEDIFIVDSMPMKVCENARSTRSKICKEQSYSSPTYGYCASQKLYFYGYKLHAVCSLNGVIKNFDISPASVHDIHYLKDIGEQMRNCTLIGDRGYLSAKVQIDLFNYANIKLDTPMRSNQKDYIPQFSLYKKKRKRIETFFSQLCDQFMIKRNNAKTFEGFKTRIISKITAATVIQYINKFIFQRKLNHLKISII; from the coding sequence ATGAACAACATAGAGCAAATATATGAAAGAATTTTGGAAGTTTTAGGACTTTTTTCAGAAAATCAACTGATTAGTTATCAGAGAAGAACACCTAAAATGAGCGATTTAGAAGTCATAAGTCTTAATATTACTGCTGAATACTTGAGTATTGATAGCGAATTACAGTTATTTAGAAAATTGCCAAACTCTCTGATAAACAAAATTGAAAGAAGTGTTTACAATAAGCGAAAACGAAGACTATCCCTACAAACAGAGCAAATTAGACAGCGTATTTCGATGGAGTTCAATGAGTTTGAAGATATTTTTATCGTTGATAGCATGCCAATGAAAGTTTGTGAAAACGCTCGTTCTACTCGTTCAAAAATTTGTAAAGAGCAATCCTATTCTTCACCAACATATGGTTATTGTGCTTCACAGAAATTATATTTCTATGGCTATAAACTACACGCAGTATGTTCTTTAAATGGTGTGATTAAGAATTTTGATATAAGCCCTGCATCCGTTCACGACATCCACTATTTAAAAGATATTGGTGAGCAAATGCGAAACTGTACTTTAATTGGAGATAGAGGCTATTTATCAGCAAAAGTTCAAATAGATTTATTTAACTATGCTAATATTAAATTAGATACACCAATGAGAAGTAATCAGAAAGATTATATTCCTCAATTTTCATTGTACAAGAAAAAGCGAAAACGAATTGAGACATTTTTCTCTCAACTTTGCGACCAATTTATGATTAAAAGAAACAATGCTAAAACTTTTGAAGGCTTTAAAACAAGGATAATCAGTAAAATAACCGCCGCAACGGTTATTCAATATATCAATAAATTTATCTTCCAAAGAAAATTAAATCATCTAAAAATCAGTATTATTTAA
- the fbaA gene encoding class II fructose-bisphosphate aldolase, with product MSKLFPAGVATGSMVSEIFQYAKENKFALPAVNVIGSSNINATMETAAKLNAPVIIQFSNGGAVYNAGKGLSNDGQKAAILGAVAGAKHIHTLAEAYGATVILHTDHCAKKLLPWIDGLLDAGEAFYKANGKSLYSSHMLDLSEETLEENLEISAKYFERMAKMDMTLEVEIGVTGGEEDGVDNTDVDNSKLYTQPEDVAYTYEILKQISDKFTIAAAFGNVHGVYKPGNVKLTPEILLNSQKYVQEKFGTVEKPINFVFHGGSGSSLEEIREAIDYGVIKMNIDTDLQFAYTEGIRDYMLNKVEYLRTQIGNPEGDDVPNKKFYDPRVWLRKGEETFRSRLEQAFEDLNNVNTLK from the coding sequence ATGAGTAAACTTTTTCCGGCAGGAGTTGCCACAGGTTCAATGGTTAGCGAGATTTTTCAGTACGCTAAAGAAAATAAATTTGCTTTACCAGCGGTTAATGTTATTGGTTCTAGTAACATCAACGCTACTATGGAGACAGCAGCTAAGCTTAATGCACCCGTAATCATTCAGTTTTCTAACGGTGGTGCAGTATATAACGCAGGTAAAGGTCTTAGTAATGATGGACAAAAAGCAGCTATCTTAGGAGCGGTAGCAGGTGCTAAGCATATCCACACTTTGGCAGAGGCTTACGGTGCTACAGTTATTCTTCATACAGACCACTGTGCTAAGAAATTATTACCTTGGATAGATGGTCTATTAGATGCTGGAGAGGCGTTTTATAAAGCCAATGGTAAGTCGCTTTACTCTTCTCATATGTTAGACCTTTCTGAAGAAACATTGGAAGAAAACTTAGAAATATCAGCTAAGTATTTCGAAAGAATGGCTAAAATGGATATGACGCTAGAGGTAGAAATAGGCGTTACAGGAGGAGAAGAAGATGGGGTAGATAATACCGATGTAGATAACTCTAAGCTATACACTCAGCCAGAAGATGTGGCTTATACTTACGAAATCTTAAAGCAAATTTCTGATAAATTCACTATCGCAGCAGCATTTGGTAACGTACACGGTGTGTATAAGCCAGGTAATGTGAAATTAACCCCAGAGATTTTATTAAACTCACAAAAATATGTACAAGAGAAATTTGGTACAGTAGAAAAGCCAATTAACTTTGTATTCCACGGAGGGTCTGGGTCTTCTTTAGAAGAAATAAGAGAGGCTATAGACTATGGTGTTATCAAAATGAATATTGATACTGACCTTCAGTTCGCTTACACCGAAGGTATTAGAGATTATATGTTAAATAAAGTAGAGTATCTAAGAACTCAAATAGGAAACCCTGAGGGAGACGATGTTCCTAACAAGAAATTCTACGATCCTAGAGTTTGGCTAAGAAAAGGAGAAGAAACTTTCAGAAGTCGTCTAGAACAAGCATTTGAAGATTTAAACAATGTTAATACATTGAAATAA
- a CDS encoding DUF4293 family protein: MLQRIQTIWMFLATMGAVFLFMSSQDVEVITMGNLPILLGCGLLVILLSLSIFSFKNRKRQIMLNRISIFINALLIGVLIYWLLNLPGGIDFPEKGIEPLFAFISIVCLLIANVYIARDERLVKSVDRLR, from the coding sequence ATGCTTCAAAGAATACAAACTATTTGGATGTTTTTGGCTACTATGGGAGCTGTATTTCTTTTTATGTCATCTCAAGATGTAGAAGTTATAACTATGGGAAATCTGCCTATTCTATTAGGTTGCGGATTATTGGTAATACTTCTATCTCTTAGTATTTTCAGTTTTAAAAATAGAAAAAGACAAATCATGCTGAACCGCATCAGCATTTTTATAAACGCTTTGTTGATAGGTGTATTGATTTACTGGTTACTAAACTTACCTGGAGGAATAGATTTTCCTGAGAAAGGTATTGAGCCGCTGTTTGCGTTTATTTCTATTGTATGTTTGCTAATCGCAAATGTGTATATAGCGAGAGACGAAAGGCTTGTAAAATCTGTAGACAGACTTCGATAA
- a CDS encoding carboxypeptidase regulatory-like domain-containing protein has product MIRVHSLFLFLFFSAVFWAQTSISGKITNTEGQPVPSASVTVEEIGKNAILTYALSDSKGVYKVTINSSIDKVKLTVKAFNHQTQVKEIANKSQTLNFSLSQQATEIKEVKLKTRMITKKGDTISYDLKAFESKNDRTLADVLKKIPGIEVNKDGTVLYQGEAINKFYVNGKDLMEGGYGTINNALPKDAVQKVEVMENHQPVKILQDKIPSEKAAINIKLKNKVTMTGRGEVGVGTSPLLWNTKLTPMFFGQKNQWVVNYKANNTGESVEKEGRILSFGNRWEGVRRNVDQESWIGVETAAIPNVPERRYLFNNVHFFSANLLTNPFKNKEWELKANASYTNNAVEREDLQEVTYGTETFSARRLNHFYTNQAKGELIFTKNAKKGFFKNVTTWNSFWSDNNADVSKNEITGSRSAMQNIYAPTNSFQNSLSSIIPVGEKLVNVMSFISVKNDRQTLESSPSSYSQKLFNSQNYQRLQQNLNIKSTEINHSASVGFSAGKWTLTPEVGLDINFNQMESELYGINGSTLFPYNINYQNNMQWNELRPSTKLSANYKGERLNIYLNAPVNFYGISYKDFLRNGRNREINKTVFEPSFFMNYDFASFWKIRGYGSLNYSFGNFGSIYEGIMMNTPDFFVNRAPQSNVMPENLSKSIGSTLEYRNPLNNLFFNLRYSYGTLKRNLITSVTRNAASFISEVKEFDNTATSQSQSAEIGKYFPKFKSNLSFSFRNSDSENISMLNSNLIYNKNNSQSLGAKFNNTFFSWLSVDYNISMGWNKNQNAQTNTTYKFSNWSHNLAAYIYPMDNHTIGLVWDDNTYKTLGESAFRNSFYDLSYQYTWAKKKIDFELKWLNITNNKFYETVTISTQDNSIRRSLVYIRPSQVMFTVKFNFK; this is encoded by the coding sequence ATGATTAGAGTTCATTCATTATTCTTATTCCTGTTTTTCAGTGCCGTATTTTGGGCTCAAACCAGTATCTCTGGGAAAATCACCAATACAGAAGGGCAGCCCGTTCCTAGTGCAAGTGTTACCGTAGAAGAAATAGGAAAAAATGCCATTCTTACCTATGCCTTATCAGACAGCAAAGGGGTTTACAAAGTAACCATAAATTCCTCCATAGACAAGGTAAAGCTCACCGTAAAGGCGTTTAATCATCAAACCCAAGTTAAAGAAATTGCTAATAAAAGCCAAACGCTTAATTTCAGCCTTTCTCAACAAGCTACGGAAATAAAGGAGGTAAAACTAAAAACAAGAATGATTACCAAAAAAGGCGACACTATTTCTTACGATTTAAAAGCCTTTGAAAGTAAAAATGACCGTACTCTAGCCGATGTTCTAAAGAAAATACCAGGTATAGAAGTTAATAAAGATGGTACCGTACTCTACCAAGGTGAAGCCATCAATAAGTTTTATGTAAACGGTAAAGACCTTATGGAAGGTGGCTATGGAACTATAAACAACGCTCTCCCAAAAGACGCTGTACAAAAGGTAGAAGTAATGGAAAACCATCAACCTGTAAAGATTCTACAAGATAAAATACCTTCGGAGAAAGCCGCCATCAACATCAAACTTAAAAATAAAGTTACCATGACTGGTAGAGGCGAGGTAGGCGTTGGGACTTCCCCTTTATTATGGAATACCAAACTTACACCTATGTTTTTTGGGCAAAAGAACCAATGGGTAGTTAATTACAAAGCCAACAACACAGGCGAGAGTGTAGAAAAAGAAGGAAGAATACTCTCTTTTGGTAACCGTTGGGAAGGCGTAAGACGCAATGTAGACCAAGAAAGCTGGATTGGCGTAGAGACCGCTGCGATCCCTAATGTTCCTGAAAGACGCTACCTCTTTAACAATGTGCATTTCTTCTCCGCTAACCTACTTACCAACCCTTTCAAAAACAAAGAATGGGAGCTAAAGGCTAACGCCAGCTACACGAATAACGCCGTAGAAAGAGAAGATTTACAAGAGGTAACCTATGGCACCGAAACTTTTAGTGCTAGAAGACTTAACCACTTTTATACCAATCAAGCGAAAGGAGAGCTCATCTTCACTAAAAATGCCAAGAAAGGATTTTTTAAGAATGTAACTACTTGGAACAGCTTCTGGAGCGATAACAATGCTGACGTCAGCAAAAATGAAATCACGGGAAGCAGATCTGCTATGCAGAATATTTATGCCCCTACCAACTCATTCCAAAACTCTTTAAGTTCTATTATTCCAGTAGGTGAAAAGTTGGTGAATGTGATGTCTTTCATTAGTGTTAAAAATGATAGACAAACATTAGAATCTAGCCCTAGCAGCTACTCTCAAAAACTTTTCAATAGCCAAAATTATCAAAGGCTACAACAAAACCTAAACATCAAAAGTACCGAAATCAACCACAGTGCTTCCGTAGGATTTAGTGCAGGAAAATGGACTTTAACCCCAGAGGTAGGTTTAGACATCAATTTCAACCAAATGGAGTCGGAGCTTTATGGCATCAATGGCAGTACACTATTCCCTTACAATATCAATTACCAAAACAATATGCAGTGGAACGAGCTAAGACCTTCCACCAAACTTTCGGCAAACTATAAAGGCGAACGCTTAAATATTTACCTTAATGCTCCTGTGAATTTCTATGGCATTTCTTACAAAGATTTCCTAAGAAATGGTAGAAATAGAGAGATTAACAAGACGGTGTTTGAACCTAGCTTCTTTATGAACTATGATTTTGCTTCGTTTTGGAAGATTAGAGGTTACGGAAGCCTTAATTACAGCTTCGGAAATTTTGGGTCTATCTACGAAGGAATTATGATGAACACCCCCGACTTCTTTGTAAACAGAGCTCCACAATCTAATGTAATGCCCGAAAATCTTTCTAAAAGCATCGGTTCTACATTAGAGTATAGAAACCCACTTAACAACTTGTTTTTCAACCTAAGATACAGCTATGGTACTCTTAAAAGAAATCTCATTACTTCTGTAACTAGAAATGCAGCTTCATTTATTTCTGAAGTCAAGGAGTTTGACAATACCGCTACCTCTCAGTCACAAAGTGCAGAGATAGGAAAGTATTTCCCTAAGTTCAAATCTAACCTATCTTTCAGCTTTAGAAATAGTGATTCTGAGAATATTTCAATGCTTAACAGCAACCTCATTTATAACAAAAATAACAGCCAATCTTTAGGAGCTAAGTTTAATAACACATTCTTCTCTTGGCTTAGTGTAGATTACAACATCTCTATGGGCTGGAACAAAAACCAAAATGCACAGACCAATACTACTTATAAGTTTTCTAATTGGTCGCATAATCTAGCTGCCTATATCTATCCTATGGACAACCACACCATAGGTCTAGTTTGGGACGACAACACCTATAAAACATTGGGCGAAAGCGCCTTTAGAAACAGTTTCTACGACCTCTCTTACCAATACACTTGGGCTAAAAAGAAGATAGATTTTGAGCTAAAATGGCTTAACATTACCAACAACAAATTTTACGAAACAGTTACCATAAGTACTCAAGACAACAGTATCCGTAGAAGTTTAGTTTATATAAGACCAAGCCAAGTAATGTTTACTGTAAAGTTTAATTTTAAATAA
- the rho gene encoding transcription termination factor Rho, whose amino-acid sequence MFDIETLEAKSSAELTKIAKDLGIKTGRGATMKDKVYAILDFQASNPQQTKDYYNSTEIVNEKKENHQTQEDSQAVEKTTNRRGKRTPKADNAVKEVETKDAEISQVEEVSAENTKEEQQEANSQRKTQRKRVKKKTEQISISENAKETDTPVEIEAKEDKPHSQQQSKKHKNQSQPNANHKEKNEQETEKSFNFDNLITIEGVLEILPDNYGFLRSADFNYISSPDDVYVSTNQIRNYGLKTGDTVKGTVRLPKEGEKYFSLQKPLEVNGRDLSFIKDRVSFEHLTPLFPQEKFNLTGANATISTRVVDLFAPIGKGQRAMIVAQPKTGKTMLLKDIANSISANHPEAYMMILLIDERPEEVTDMQRSVNAEVIASTFDESAEKHVKVANLVLSKAQRMVECGHDVVILLDSITRLARAYNTVTPASGKILSGGVDANALHRPKRFFGAARKIEGGGSLTIIATALIDTGSKMDEVIFEEFKGTGNMELVLDRKIANKRIFPAVDITASSTRRDDLLHDEITQQRMWILRKYLSDMNPVEAMEFVQKQMKGTQSNEEFLMSMNK is encoded by the coding sequence ATGTTTGATATAGAAACTCTTGAGGCTAAATCTTCGGCTGAACTTACGAAGATTGCTAAAGATTTAGGCATTAAAACAGGTAGAGGGGCTACAATGAAAGACAAAGTCTATGCTATTTTAGATTTTCAAGCCTCTAATCCACAACAAACTAAAGACTATTATAACTCTACAGAGATAGTTAATGAAAAGAAAGAGAATCATCAAACTCAAGAAGATTCTCAAGCGGTAGAGAAAACAACAAATAGGAGAGGAAAAAGGACTCCAAAAGCAGATAATGCAGTTAAGGAGGTAGAAACGAAAGACGCTGAAATTTCACAAGTTGAAGAAGTTTCTGCAGAGAATACTAAAGAGGAGCAACAAGAAGCTAATTCTCAGAGAAAGACTCAAAGAAAGCGAGTGAAGAAAAAAACGGAGCAAATATCAATATCTGAGAATGCTAAGGAGACCGATACTCCAGTGGAGATAGAGGCTAAAGAAGATAAACCTCACTCACAACAACAATCTAAGAAACACAAAAATCAATCACAGCCTAACGCCAATCACAAAGAAAAGAACGAGCAGGAAACTGAAAAGTCCTTTAATTTTGATAATTTAATCACTATAGAAGGAGTGCTTGAAATTCTGCCTGATAACTATGGTTTCTTGCGTTCTGCAGATTTTAATTATATTTCTTCTCCAGACGATGTTTATGTTTCTACTAATCAGATTAGAAATTATGGACTAAAAACGGGAGATACTGTGAAAGGCACAGTAAGACTTCCTAAAGAAGGAGAAAAATATTTCTCTTTACAAAAGCCATTAGAGGTTAATGGTAGAGACCTTAGTTTCATTAAGGACCGTGTGTCTTTTGAACATTTAACTCCGTTATTTCCTCAAGAGAAATTCAATTTAACAGGGGCTAATGCTACTATTTCTACTAGAGTGGTAGATTTGTTTGCTCCGATAGGTAAAGGGCAAAGAGCTATGATTGTTGCTCAGCCTAAAACTGGTAAAACCATGCTTCTTAAGGATATAGCTAACTCTATATCGGCCAATCACCCAGAGGCTTATATGATGATTTTGCTGATAGACGAGCGTCCAGAGGAGGTTACCGATATGCAAAGAAGTGTAAATGCGGAGGTAATAGCTTCTACTTTTGACGAGTCTGCTGAAAAGCATGTTAAGGTAGCTAATCTAGTGCTTTCTAAAGCTCAAAGAATGGTAGAATGTGGGCACGATGTGGTGATTTTGTTAGACTCTATCACGCGTTTAGCTAGGGCTTACAACACAGTAACACCTGCTTCTGGTAAGATACTTTCTGGTGGGGTAGATGCCAACGCTTTACATAGACCTAAAAGATTTTTTGGGGCAGCAAGAAAGATAGAAGGTGGAGGTTCGCTTACCATTATTGCAACGGCTCTTATAGATACGGGGTCTAAAATGGATGAGGTGATTTTTGAAGAGTTTAAAGGGACAGGTAATATGGAACTGGTTCTAGATAGAAAAATAGCAAATAAGAGAATTTTCCCAGCGGTAGATATTACGGCGTCTAGTACTAGAAGAGATGACCTTCTTCACGATGAAATTACCCAACAACGCATGTGGATTTTGAGAAAATACCTTTCTGATATGAATCCTGTAGAAGCAATGGAGTTTGTTCAGAAACAAATGAAGGGTACTCAAAGTAATGAGGAATTCTTGATGTCTATGAATAAGTAA
- a CDS encoding IS982-like element ISRa1 family transposase: MNNLEQIYERILEVLGLFSENQLISYQRRTPKMSDLEVISLNITAEYLSIDSELQLFRKLPNSLINKIERSVYNKRKRRLSLQTEQIRQRISMEFNEFEDIFIVDSMPMKVCENARSTRSKICKEQSYSSPTYGYCASQKLYFYGYKLHAVCSLNGVIKNFDISPASVHDIHYLKDIGEQMRNCTLIGDRGYLSAKVQIDLFNYANIKLDTPMRSNQKDYIPQFSLYKKKRKRIETFFSQLCDQFMIKRNYAKTFEGFKTRIISKITAATVIQYINKFIFQRKLNHLKISII; the protein is encoded by the coding sequence ATGAACAACTTAGAGCAAATATATGAAAGAATTTTGGAAGTTTTAGGACTTTTTTCAGAAAATCAACTGATTAGTTATCAGAGAAGAACACCTAAAATGAGCGATTTAGAAGTCATAAGTCTTAATATTACTGCTGAATACTTGAGTATTGATAGCGAATTACAGTTATTTAGAAAATTGCCAAACTCTCTGATAAACAAAATTGAAAGAAGTGTTTACAATAAGCGAAAACGAAGACTATCCCTACAAACAGAGCAAATTAGACAGCGTATTTCGATGGAGTTCAATGAGTTTGAAGATATTTTTATCGTTGATAGCATGCCAATGAAAGTTTGTGAAAACGCTCGTTCTACTCGTTCAAAAATTTGTAAAGAGCAATCCTATTCTTCACCAACATATGGTTATTGTGCTTCACAGAAATTATATTTCTATGGCTATAAACTACACGCAGTATGTTCTTTAAATGGTGTGATTAAGAATTTTGATATAAGCCCTGCATCCGTTCACGACATCCACTATTTAAAAGATATTGGTGAGCAAATGCGAAACTGTACTTTAATTGGAGATAGAGGCTATTTATCAGCAAAAGTTCAAATAGATTTATTTAACTATGCTAATATTAAATTAGATACACCAATGAGAAGTAATCAGAAAGATTATATTCCTCAATTTTCATTGTACAAGAAAAAGCGAAAACGAATTGAGACATTTTTCTCTCAACTTTGCGACCAATTTATGATTAAAAGAAACTATGCTAAAACTTTTGAAGGCTTTAAAACAAGGATAATCAGTAAAATAACCGCCGCAACGGTTATTCAATATATCAATAAATTTATCTTCCAAAGAAAATTAAATCATCTAAAAATCAGTATTATTTAA
- a CDS encoding rhodanese-like domain-containing protein yields MLNFIKKLFGGNTVDFQDLAAKGAQIIDVRTKAEYNSGHIFNSINIPLQELNQNLNRLDKSRPVITCCASGMRSASAKSILSNNGFTAYNGGGWSSLQKKILK; encoded by the coding sequence ATGTTAAACTTTATAAAAAAACTTTTCGGAGGGAACACCGTAGATTTTCAAGATTTAGCCGCAAAGGGAGCTCAAATAATAGATGTGAGAACGAAAGCCGAATACAATTCAGGGCATATTTTCAACTCCATCAATATCCCATTACAGGAGCTAAACCAAAACCTCAATCGCTTAGATAAAAGCAGACCCGTAATTACCTGTTGTGCCAGTGGTATGCGTAGTGCTTCGGCAAAATCTATCTTATCTAATAATGGCTTTACTGCTTATAATGGTGGAGGCTGGAGCTCTCTTCAAAAGAAAATTCTAAAATAA
- a CDS encoding collagen-like protein encodes MLNGASAPQSAVGSEGDFYINTATNQIYGPKTASGWGIGTSLVGPQGAQGIQGPQGPAGATGPQGLQGPAGPVGATGAQGSSMLSGTGTPASSLGVNGDSYVDAATGTVYKKTSGTWTSTGQTLKGPQGVAGPAGATGPQGLQGPIGPSGVITATNGLIYTANTQTVSLPTATNGQVLKWNGTAWAPGTDNNTNTTYTAGTGLSLSGTTFSHAAHTGDVTGTTSLTIANNAVNSAKIADGSVSTVDLAAGAVTADKLNQMNATNGQVLKWNGTAWAPAADNNTNTTYSGSTSITLSGTSFQRAALTGDVTAAANNNITTVARIQGRNVANTAPASGQVLKWNGTAWAPAADDNTNTTYTAGTGLSLSGTTFSHAAHTGDVTGTTSLTIANNAVNSAKIADGSVSTVDLAAGAVTADKLNQMNATNGQVLKWNGTAWAPAADNNTNTTYSGSTSITLSGTSFQRAALAGDVTAAANNNTTTVARIQGRNVANTTPASGQVLKWNGTAWAPAADDNTNTTYSGSTSITLSGTSFQRAALTGDVTAAVNNNTTTVARIQGRNVANTTPASGQVLKWNGTAWAPAADDNTNTTYSGSTSITLSGTSFQRAALTGDVTAAVNNNTTTVARIQGRNVANTTPASGQVLKWNGTAWAPAADDNTNTNI; translated from the coding sequence GTGCTTAATGGTGCTTCCGCGCCACAATCTGCTGTGGGAAGTGAAGGAGACTTTTACATCAATACAGCTACTAACCAAATTTATGGTCCTAAAACTGCTAGTGGTTGGGGAATAGGGACATCTCTTGTTGGTCCACAGGGCGCCCAAGGTATTCAAGGACCTCAGGGTCCAGCTGGGGCTACAGGTCCACAAGGTTTGCAGGGTCCAGCCGGTCCAGTAGGAGCAACTGGAGCTCAAGGTTCTTCTATGTTATCAGGAACAGGAACCCCAGCTTCTAGTTTAGGAGTGAATGGTGATAGTTATGTAGATGCTGCCACCGGTACCGTTTATAAGAAAACTTCAGGAACATGGACAAGCACAGGTCAAACATTAAAAGGACCTCAAGGTGTAGCGGGTCCAGCAGGGGCTACAGGTCCGCAAGGCTTACAGGGACCAATAGGTCCTTCTGGAGTTATCACTGCTACTAATGGACTTATCTATACTGCTAATACCCAAACGGTCTCATTACCTACAGCAACAAATGGTCAAGTATTAAAATGGAATGGTACAGCATGGGCACCAGGAACAGATAATAATACAAATACCACCTATACTGCTGGTACAGGTTTGTCATTAAGCGGGACTACCTTTAGTCATGCCGCTCATACAGGAGATGTAACAGGTACAACATCATTAACGATAGCGAACAATGCTGTAAACTCGGCTAAGATAGCAGATGGTTCTGTATCTACAGTAGATTTAGCCGCAGGAGCTGTGACGGCTGATAAACTTAACCAAATGAATGCAACAAATGGTCAAGTATTGAAGTGGAACGGTACAGCATGGGCTCCTGCGGCGGATAATAATACAAATACTACCTACTCAGGATCTACCTCTATTACCTTAAGTGGGACTTCTTTCCAAAGAGCGGCTTTAACAGGAGATGTTACAGCAGCAGCGAATAATAACATCACTACGGTCGCTCGTATCCAAGGTCGTAATGTGGCTAATACAGCTCCTGCTAGTGGACAGGTATTAAAATGGAACGGTACAGCTTGGGCTCCTGCAGCAGATGATAATACTAATACCACTTATACTGCTGGTACAGGTTTGTCATTAAGTGGGACTACATTTAGCCATGCCGCTCATACAGGAGATGTAACAGGTACAACATCATTAACAATAGCAAACAATGCTGTAAACTCGGCTAAGATAGCAGATGGTTCTGTATCTACAGTAGATTTAGCCGCAGGAGCTGTGACGGCTGATAAACTTAACCAAATGAATGCAACAAATGGTCAAGTATTGAAGTGGAACGGTACAGCATGGGCTCCTGCGGCGGATAATAATACAAATACTACCTACTCAGGATCTACCTCTATCACCTTAAGTGGGACTTCTTTCCAAAGAGCGGCTTTAGCGGGAGATGTTACAGCAGCAGCGAATAATAACACCACTACGGTCGCTCGTATTCAAGGTCGTAATGTGGCTAATACAACTCCTGCTAGTGGACAAGTATTAAAATGGAATGGTACAGCATGGGCTCCTGCGGCAGATGATAATACGAATACTACCTACTCAGGATCTACCTCTATCACCTTAAGTGGAACTTCTTTCCAAAGAGCCGCTTTAACGGGAGATGTTACGGCGGCAGTGAATAATAACACCACTACGGTCGCTCGTATTCAAGGTCGTAATGTGGCTAATACAACTCCTGCTAGTGGACAAGTATTAAAATGGAATGGTACAGCATGGGCTCCTGCGGCAGATGATAATACGAATACTACCTACTCAGGATCTACCTCTATCACCTTAAGTGGAACTTCTTTCCAAAGAGCCGCTTTAACGGGAGATGTTACGGCGGCAGTGAATAATAACACGACTACGGTCGCTCGTATCCAAGGTCGTAATGTGGCTAATACAACTCCTGCTAGTGGACAAGTATTAAAATGGAATGGTACGGCTTGGGCTCCAGCGGCGGATGATAATACGAATACTAATATTTAA